One window of the Klebsiella sp. WP3-W18-ESBL-02 genome contains the following:
- a CDS encoding pirin family protein, with product MITTRTAKQCGQADFGWLQARYTFSFGHYFDPKLLGYASLRVLNQEVLAPGAAFQPRTYPKVDILNLILEGEAEYRDSEGHHIQAKAGEALLIATQQGVSYSEHNLSKDKPLTRIQIWLDACPERDNSRVQKLKLKDTAHQLLASPDGSQHSLQLRQQVWLHHIELAKGEQVSLSLHGPRAYLQSIHGTVHALANDAENKSLTCGDGAFIRDEANITLVADTPLRALLIDLPV from the coding sequence ATGATTACCACAAGAACAGCGAAACAGTGCGGACAGGCGGACTTCGGTTGGCTTCAGGCCCGCTATACCTTCTCTTTTGGACACTACTTCGATCCGAAACTGCTGGGCTATGCGTCTCTGCGCGTGCTGAATCAGGAAGTCCTTGCTCCCGGCGCGGCCTTCCAGCCGCGGACCTATCCGAAGGTCGATATTCTGAATCTGATTCTGGAAGGCGAGGCCGAGTACCGCGACAGCGAAGGCCACCATATTCAAGCGAAGGCCGGTGAAGCGCTGCTGATTGCAACCCAGCAGGGTGTCAGCTATAGCGAACATAACCTGAGCAAAGACAAGCCGTTAACCCGGATACAAATCTGGCTGGACGCCTGCCCGGAACGCGATAATTCGCGGGTACAGAAACTGAAGCTGAAAGATACCGCGCACCAGCTGCTGGCCTCGCCGGACGGCAGTCAGCATAGTCTGCAGCTGCGTCAGCAGGTGTGGCTACACCATATTGAGCTGGCAAAAGGCGAGCAGGTTTCTCTGTCACTGCACGGGCCGCGCGCCTATTTACAGTCGATTCACGGCACCGTACATGCGCTGGCTAACGACGCAGAAAACAAATCGCTCACCTGCGGCGATGGGGCATTTATTCGCGATGAAGCCAATATCACACTCGTTGCTGATACCCCACTGCGCGCTTTGCTGATAGATTTACCTGTGTAG